Proteins encoded within one genomic window of Procambarus clarkii isolate CNS0578487 chromosome 31, FALCON_Pclarkii_2.0, whole genome shotgun sequence:
- the trsn gene encoding translin has protein sequence MDITSAFSTYGSCVERETEVRESVLAAVKDLEKNSYKISTILEKMHNAEGIQNLQTICLECHAELTKVPALYEALQEKVPIGEYYRYHHNFRGTTQRLVAATCLIIYLEESRLPPHEEVAKSLGLSTQREKGFHLDLEDYLQGTLGISHELSRLAINSVSAGDYSRPFQIRQFLRDLHSAYSLLFPKNELRKKFDELKYSLKKTEEVVYNLSLRGLKPQDTETSG, from the exons ATGGATATCACATCTGCATTTTCAACATATGGGTCATGTGTGGAACGGGAAACTGAAGTGCGTGAGAGCGTACTGGCAGCTGTAAAGGATTTAGAAAAAAATTCTTACAAAATTAGTACCATACTGGAAAAGATGCATAATGCAGAAGGGATACAG AATCTCCAGACAATTTGTTTAGAATGCCATGCAGAGCTCACAAAGGTACCTGCTCTCTATGAAGCACTGCAGGAGAAAGTTCCCATTGGAGAATATTATCGGTACCACCACAACTTCCGTGGAACTACACAGCGACTTGTAGCAGCCACGTGTCTCATCATATACCTGGAAGAGAGTCG CCTGCCTCCTCATGAAGAAGTGGCCAAATCCTTGGGATTAAGTACACAGAGAGAAAAGGGTTTCCACTTGGACTTGGAGGACTACCTTCAGGGGACTCTGGGTATTAGTCATGAGCTCTCAAGACTTGCCATCAATTCAGTTAGTGCAG gagATTACTCTCGTCCTTTCCAGATACGGCAGTTTTTGCGAGATCTCCATTCGGCCTACTCTCTGCTGTTTCCTAAGAATGAATTAAGAAAGAAATTTGATGAACTCAAATATTCTTTGAAGAAAACAGAAGAGGTTGTCTACAATTTGTCCCTTCGAGGACTTAAGCCCCAAGATACTGAAACCTCGGGCTAG